The DNA sequence AGCTCCGCAACCGCAAGCCGATCACTCGCTCAAGAGTGATTCGACGCGCAGCGAGCCGAAGGCGAGCGAAGTCGGGTTAGCTGGGCAGACCCAGGATGTGCTTCGAGATGATGTTCTTCTGGATCTCGTTGGATCCGCCGTAGATCGTGGCTGCCCGCAGGTAGTTGAACTGCGAAGCCACCCAGCGCTCGTGCTCGGGCAGCGCCTCTTCCGGCGAATCGAACCAGCCCAGAGCGCCGTGCCCCATCGCGTCCATCGCGAGCTCGG is a window from the Myxococcota bacterium genome containing:
- a CDS encoding acyl-CoA dehydrogenase family protein translates to ELAMDAMGHGALGWFDSPEEALPEHERWVASQFNYLRAATIYGGSNEIQKNIISKHILGLPS